Proteins from one Phocoena sinus isolate mPhoSin1 chromosome 8, mPhoSin1.pri, whole genome shotgun sequence genomic window:
- the SLC5A12 gene encoding sodium-coupled monocarboxylate transporter 2, producing MEVKNFEVWDYVVFAALFVISSGIGVFFAIRERKKATSREFLVGGRQMTFGPVALSLTASFMSAVTVLGTPAEVYRFGASFIIFFVAYAFVIIFTSELFLPVFYRSGITSTYEYLQLRFNKPVRYAATAIYILQTILYTGVVVYAPALALNQVTGFDLWGSVFATGIVCTFYCTLGGLKAVVWTDAFQMVVMTVGFLTVLIQGSADAGGLHNVLEQSANGSRLNIFDFDVDPLRRHTFWTISVGGTFTWLGIYGVNQSTIQRCISCKTEKHAKLALYFNLLGLWVILACAVFSGLIMYSHFKDCDPWTSGIISAPDQLMPYFVMELFATMPGLPGLFVACAFSGTLSTVAASINALATVTFEDFVKSCFPHLSDKLSTWISKGLCLLFGIICTSMAVAASLLGSVVQAALSIHGMCGGPMLGLFSLGILFPFVNWKGALGGLLTGIILSFWVAIGALIYPAPTSKTWPLPLSTDQCVPSNVTESVPPLLSSRPAIAETWYALSYLYYSAVGCLGCMAAGVIISFATGHQKGKDIQPLLIRPVCNLFCFWSKKYKTLCWCGVQHDSGTEQENLENGSTSKQGAESVLRNGLRRESLVHVPGYDPKDKNYDNMALEKITHF from the exons ATGGAGGTGAAGAACTTTGAAGTTTGGGATTATGTCGTCTTTGCAGCCCTCTTTGTCATTTCCTCTGGAATTGGGGTGTTCTTTGCCATtagggagagaaaaaaggcaaCTTCAAGGGAGTTTCTGGTTGGGGGACGGCAAATGACCTTTGGCCCCGTGGCATTGTCTCTGACAGCCAGCTTCATGTCCGCTGTCACTGTCCTGGGGACCCCGGCTGAGGTCTACCGCTTTGGGGCATCCTTCATCATCTTCTTCGTTGCGTATGCATTTGTGATTATCTTCACATCAGAGCTCTTTCTCCCTGTGTTCTACAGATCTGGCATCACCAGCACATATGAG TACTTACAACTACGATTCAACAAACCAGTTCGCTATGCAGCCACAGCCATCTATATTTTGCAGACG ATTCTCTACACAGGAGTGGTGGTGTATGCTCCTGCTCTGGCCCTCAATCAAG tGACTGGGTTTGATCTCTGGGGCTCTGTGTTTGCAACAGGAATTGTTTGCACATTCTACTGTACCCTG GGAGGACTAAAAGCAGTGGTGTGGACCGACGCATTTCAGATGGTTGTCATGACTGTGGGCTTCTTAACAGTTCTCATTCAAGGATCAGCCGATGCTGGTGGATTACACAATGTATTAGAGCAATCAGCAAATGGATCTCGACTAAATATATTTGA CTTTGATGTAGATCCTCTCAGGAGGCACACTTTTTGGACAATCTCAGTGGGAGGAACTTTTACATGGCTTGGAATCTATGGAGTTAATCAGTCGACCATCCAGCGATGCATCTcttgcaaaacagaaaaacatgccAAGCT AGCCTTGTATTTCAACTTGTTGGGCCTCTGGGTCATTCTGGCATGTGCTGTCTTCTCTGGCTTAATCATGTACTCCCACTTCAAAGACTGTGATCCCTGGACTTCTGGTATCATCTCAGCACCAGACCAG CTGATGCCATACTTCGTCATGGAGTTATTTGCCACAATGCCAGGACTCCCAGGACTTTTTGTGGCTTGTGCCTTCAGTGGAACTCTAAG CACCGTGGCTGCCAGCATCAATGCCTTAGCGACAGTGACGTTTGAGGATTTTGTCAAGAGCTGTTTTCCCCATCTCTCCGACAAGCTGAGCACCTGGATCAGTAAAGGCTTAT GTCTCTTGTTTGGCATAATATGTACCTCCATGgctgtggctgcatccctcctgGGGAGCGTTGTACAG GCTGCCCTCAGCATCCACGGCATGTGTGGGGGACCGATGCTGGGCTTGTTCTCTCTGGGAATCCTGTTCCCTTTTGTGAACTGGAAG gGTGCCCTAGGAGGCCTTCTGACTGGGATCATCTTGTCATTTTGGGTGGCCATTGGGGCCTTAATTTACCCTGCACCAACCTCCAAGACATGGCCTTTGCCTTTATCAACTGACCAGTGTGTCCCATCAAATGTGACAGAATCAGTGCCTCCACTGCTGTCCAGCAG ACCTGCCATCGCTGAGACCTGGTATGCGCTCTCCTACCTATACTACAGTGCAGTAGGCTGCCTGGGATGCATGGCTGCTGGAGTAATCATCAGCTTCGCGACAG GTCACCAAAAGGGCAAGGATATTCAACCGCTGCTAATTAGACCGGTTTgcaatttattttgcttttggtcCAAGAAATACAAAACACTGTGCTGGTGTGGTGTTCAGCACGACAGTGGAACAGAGCAG